tggtgagaccacacttggaatattgttggaatattgtgaccagttctggtcaACCTATTACAggcaagatacagaggctttggagagggtgcaaagaaggtttactaggatgctacctggactggagggcttgtcttatgaacaGAGGTTAAATAAGCTCGAACATttgtctctggagagaaggagtaagagacgtgacctgatcgaggtatacaaggtaatgagaagtatggatagagtcaatagccagagatttGTCCCCATGTCAGcattgactggcatgagggggtcatagttttaaggtgtttggaggaaggtatagaggagacatcagaggtaggttctttacacagagagttgtgaatgcatggaatgcgttgccagcagcagtggtggaagcagatcattagggacatttaagtgacagCTGGACAGAAGTGAATTAAGGGGTAGATAggtaggttattttattttagattaggaataatccttggcacaacatcatgggctgaagggcctgtctgtgcagtacttttctatgttctatgagtacACAGGGTGACCCTGCTCCTCCCCGCCGCCCCCACAATATCTGCAGAATCGTTTTCCGTGCTTTCAGTTACCCGCGGCCTAAACACATTACAGGGAACCTTCCAGAACCAGGGGACTGCTGGGAAGGTACATTTCCCATTGAAATGAATGAGTTTCGCACCTATCCATGGTTTCAGGCTTCCATGGTAACTCTTGGAAAGTTACCCCCCGTGGGGGTGGAGGCCACCGACTACCATATTCCCCTCATAAAAACTCACAGAGCAATTATGAAACAAAGACTCCCATCCACACCAAATGGACTCAGACAGACTACTGATGTATTGTTACCTGTCGAATTTTATTGTTATCCAACAGACAAAAATGACATCAAATGTTTGCTGCGACTGGTGGGTTCTTCCAGCATGGAATCCTCTGTGCCTTCAGGAATGCTGTGCCTCTGCTCTCAGCCTGGTCACCTTTCAGCTGAGTGCTTCATGTACATTCCTGGACAAGGCCTGAGGTGCTCACATGCAAAAAGCACCCAGCCAGCCGGAGACACTGGGTGTCTGCTGTTGTTTTCTTGGTCAGGATCGTTTCAGAGTGAACTGTAAGGTTGTGAAAATGTTATCTTTCATTCCAAAATActtcatttataaaaatgcaCAACCGTTTGCTCAATGTGCTCATTTTCTCCCTAAATCCAAAATGATGGATTCATGCAGCCGGATTATTGGAAAAGGCAGAACTCGAGGTCAGCTGACAGTATATGCAGCACGGTCAGTTTGTACATTAACCTTTCGCCGAGAGGCTATCAGCTAAATTTGATAAATCAACCCTTTGTTTTATCGTTTCCCTCTTGCTTAAAGAAATTTCAAAACCCAGAGAGAGCGTCAGGGTGAAAACACAAGCTGCTTTTGAACTCTGCCTGTGGTGGAGTGGAGGGAAGGTAGACAGAGGTGGCTGGTAAGGTCACCCTCTCCTGGTCAGTATCTCCCCCACAGCCTTCATTGGCCATGGAGTTACGGTAAACACATCTCCACTAGGTTTATAGGGGCTGGAGATGCTCTGATTTTTAAATGTATCGCACGCCCAGTAGAAAGGGCTGTAGATGGACAGAAAGAGGCCATGAGGAACAAATATATATTTCATATTGAATGAAAATTATTCACCAGCACCCTCTGCTGACTGGACACTGAGAATCAGCAGTTGGTATTCAGCCAGGTAGATGCTTGAACTGAAAAGGTGAAAATATGATCAAACACCCTCACAAAAATTAAAGTAAGTCTTCACATTACTGTGAGGGTCGAACATACACACTCTTATTAGGATATCCAGGTTTTGATTTTCAAATGAAGTTTTCTCCCCATCCTTTCCCAGGGTGTCTCATTCGCACCAACACCTCACCCCACCATCAGCCAAGTAGCCTTTCTTCACGTGAGATAAGCCACCGAGTGTCTGCTGGCTATTCAACCAAGCATGGCATCACAATCTGACCCTCTCTGGTCCTGGCTGGACAGATCGATATGAAGATGTCCCAGAACAGTGCTCCGCAGCAGGAGGGCAAACTGAAGCAGAGATACTGAGGCCAGTTGTAACAGCTCTAGCCCCCTCACTGGTGTCAGTGAGCTCAGAACAGACCAAGGGTGGACCTGACACCCTGCTGGTCTGAATCACACTGAGCTACACACTTACCAGTCCAGTGAACCTACTTGGTGTTTTTATACCATCAATAACTGGGCCCAAGACTCGACCATGTGGTGCATGGAGTCCTTCATCTGGATCTCTTTAGATGAATCCACTCTGTCTTGTGCTGATGCTGTTGATATCAGTTGACCTCAGTTCATTCAGCCGACCTGCTCTCGCTGGACCAATCTGTTTACCATCAACACCATTCACTTTCCGATAAACTTCATCCAAGAGGCTGGGCAGGACAATTTGCAACATTTGGGCATAAAGTGACCCAATAAACCTCAGATGTAGAACATACAATGGACCCACTGGACAGATGGATTCCAGTTATTTCCCATACTCCCCACCCTCACTTGCCGATAGCCCCTGTGTATTTTTGCACTTGTCCGTCAATGGTGTTTTGCCCCACAGTTAACAGAGAATTAAACCGAAAGAAATGACAATGTTAATAATAAACAGGTTGATGGTTAAATGAGCAGCATGTGATTACTGAAACGTCCAGGTTTTAAGCCAAAGCCATCACATTTTCAATCCAGTTGTGAGTTATCATCTTTCCATTGATTTATGGCCAGCTGAGGTTACATTTCAATCATTTGTTTATAGATCCTGCTTCAACTCGTTTGATTCTGCGAAGTCCTCAGACTCAGCTTTAGCAGGATTCCCTCGTTGTGTGTCAAACTGTCTGATGGGTTTACCCACCATTGGGGCATAGTAGGACTCAATTGGCACTTGGGCATCCGGACTTTCCTTTTTGTAAAATCCTAGTTTCAACAGTAATTCATTGATCTCTTTCCTGGTCATTGGCATAAGGTCCACTCGCTAGGGAGGCAAGAAATGAAAGAATTGAATAGTAAGTCAAAATGAGGTTTGACAAAGTTGTAATATAAGAGAATAAGCTTCAAAGGCAATGGGTAACAACAATAAAATGTGCCTTAGAAATCTTACAAAATAAAatacactttaaaaaaaaatagttATTTGATTCAGAATGATACAGTGCACTTTCACCTTTAAGGTTTGGGTTTAATCATAATGGTCTATTGCTATATATTATATAGTAATATTTATACGTGTTGGATTTCTCAATCCCATGTGAAACAGGGTTTGAGTAGCATCAGTAAATTTGCAAGTGAGCCCACAACACAGACATGGCCCTAATTGACATTAACTTGTCAATCTCAATGATTTAGTACAGGCCTCTCTTATGAGGTTTTGTTTCTGCCTTAAACAGAGTATAAGAGGCTTTCCTTCCCACTTAACCCAAGTTCTACTACCGGTTTAGAATGTTGTGGTTCATTGGCAATGACCATATCTCCGGACCAGGAGGTCTGAGTTCAAGACCCACTTAtctataacttgtccaataggtTGATTAAAAGTCACTTTATAGCCCAGGCGTGTACAATATGTTGGAGCCGGTTGCAAAAGTCAGACTTTATTTCACGCACCAGCATGCACATGCTGTCACTCATTGAGATGAGTGCAAAGGGAACTATAAAGAAAAAAACTGTCTTACAGCTAGTTCCTGGTAGGCGTAGTTCAGAAGGATGAGCTCAGGATCCACTCCTGGGAAGTAAGTCAATGCCAGGTTGTGAATTTAGAAGCTGGTCAAGAAATATCACTCACACCTGGCGTAGAGTCGACAGGAATATTTGCCCCTTGCTGCTCCTGATTTCATTCTCCTCCCCACTGGGAAATTCTTCAACTTCAAAGGgcagctctccctctccctttcttctccccTCCCCCAGAATCATGATCACAATCCTTCTCCCTAATATCCTTCAGCACATTAGCTTTGCTCAACCAGCAACAAGTTTGACTTCCCACTGGATTACCCACTCAATTACCTTATTTGGTCCAGGGAGACACACAGTTACATGGGCAAGATGGAGGACCCAGGTTTGTCTGTGATCTCATTGTAAATCAGAAAGTTTACCCTAGACACCAAAAGATAGGAAATGGGGTCGGGTGGTTCTTGATTTTGATTGATGGCTGTGACAGATTATTGGGCAAAATTAATAGACACTTCCTTTTATCTAACACTTGTGTCACTGCTTTGAGTGTTCTTTCATTCTAACATCTCTGTCACATAAAAGAATTACAATGTCAAATATTAAAATGATCTTACATTCAGTTCTTCAAAATCGTAGTTCAAGAGGAGCAGTTCAGGAGTTGCTCCTGGAATATATTTCAGTACCAGGTTGTGACTTCAGCAGCAGGTCAGGAAAGCATTAACTCAGAAGGGTCACAGAAACGGGTGAAGTAGGTCGGGAGGTGCAGCAGACACACATCAGTTTGTAGCTATACCCCAGCCCACAGGTAGATTccaaccaaccccccccccccccccccccactttcttTCTTTGCTGGGTCTGGGCAGGGGGTTATTTTTTGTTCCTAACCATCATTATCTTGTCATTCTACCACAGCAGCCAGATAGCGGGCAGATGTACATTTCTAGTCTATATGGAATTACTTAATCTCAGTTTTGGCAGTGATGAGGATGTGACAATTGTCACAGCCCTCCTTCAGCTAAGGAAAAAACTTTCCCTTAGATCCACGCCTTTGTCTTTCTCTGGAGTCAGAGGAtgagttgaccttatagaggtatagcTCAGAACTCACCAGAGCCAGCTGGTTCCAACAGCTTGTGGGTATTGGTGATAgacatgaggaggtggggaacaGAGCTGTGAGTTAAAGGCTAGCACACTCTCCCTGAAACCCAATATAGCACCAGCATAGAGCCAATCAATCCAACCTTTCTGTTATGAACCTGATATGTATGCCCAGATTCTCAAAAGGATACTAAAGAGGTAAGTCTTCCTCAACGAAAGCCTTCACCTGTAAATCAGAGAAGCAAAATGAAAAGAAACTGTTAGCCTGTGCCAAGATGAAATTACCTTACCCAACATAAACAAGGTCACATAATACAAACCACCCGGCTGCGTGTTATTTTCTAATAACTGCCTTTCACAAGAACATTCAGAAATTATTCTATTTTCTCCCTGTCCTTTCTGAAGGTATTGTGAAGTTCCATGGGCTATCAGCATTTCTTGTCAGAGATTCTTCATCTTGGAGTATGGACAGTGAGTGTTGGCTATCCGACTACAGGAGGTGTCACATTCCAGCTTGAAGCTCCCATACTTGACATCTTCAAATTAAGacgcaattttaaaaaaaatcaaaatactgACTGTATAGAAACTTATAGTTGATGTTACCCAAAACTTCTGAACCTTCAATGGAATGTGAAAACAATGGTTAGAGCCCAGCTCAGCCAATCTGAAAATGCCACTGGCACCTGGAGTCTGAGTTGCAGAAATTGTGGAAATTAGGGAGGAGGAAAAGTTACCGGGACGTTTTGCTCCAGGAGGCAGTCACATCCCGTAGGTGAGACAGAATGTTAGAACTGGTCAACAGGTAGAGTGAGGATGGCATGATGCAGGTCAGGCAGACATACTGAACCAGCAGGTAGTGACAGAGGAGTCACAGCTCCTGATCCTGTCCAATAGGCTTGCTCCCTTTGTGGATGAGAAAAAGAATTACAATTTGGATAAGATGACTGACCATGACTCCAACATGAAGAAGGCTTTTCAAGTGATGAAAGCAAAGAAGAACATAGTAGTGAAAGAGGTTGACATAGACAGGCCAATAGATACTGTTTTCTACAGTCGTGACAGAACTCTGAAGGTGTATTACATACCTCGTGCCAGGGTTAAGGAGATCTCCCAGTTAGAGAAGGATAAATGGGAAAAATCCAGTTATTGAGATCCATGTGAAAATCAACACAGCAAAACCTAATTCCTAGTTTTACCTGTGGGACGTGGAGAGGTTAGGGTACAAATTAAAATGCAGATCAAAGGCAACCATCTCTTGATTCTTACCTCAGCCATGTGGCAGTTGGCACAGGTTTAAGCAGAAAACGTGGCTCAAAGAGTGGTTTAGGATTTTAATTCATGGgacagctgttactaggggacacagctttaaattaaggggtggtaggtataggacagatgttaggggtagattttttactcagcgggttgtgagttcatggaatgccctgccagtagcagtggtggactctccctctttatggtcatttaagcgggcattggacaagcatatggaggttattgggctagtgtaggttaggtaggcttcggtcggcgcaacatcgcgggccgaagggcctgtactgcgctgtatttttctatgttctatgttttatgacaCCACGTCAGCACCTAAGCAAGTTGGATTTAGTTGGAATTAGGATCCATGTGCTGATGAAACATACAATTAGGGCTATGGACCACACTCTAAATTAacgggaggggtggggggggtggatggTTTGGGCGAGGATAGATTTAGAAATCCGAGGGGAAAGTTTAGAAGCTTTGAAACAACATTGTGATGTGGATAAAGACacgcacatgaataggaaaggataaAGAGTTTAACAAAACAATTGCATGTCAGGAAATAAGGTCATTACTAGAAATAGAGGTAAACAAAGTTAAAGGTTCTTTATTTAAATGTATGAAACATCCAGAATAAGACTGATTAACTAGTGGCAAAAAATAGACATAAAAGACTTAGAGCCTATCACCATTCCAGAGATCTTCCTCCAGGGTGCTCAAATTTGGAAATAAATATCCCAGAGAACACAATCTTTCGGAAAGACCGACAGAATAGTAAAGGAGGAGGGATGGTCCTGACAGTAAAGGAAGAATATCAGGGTGAAAGAATCTAGCCTCAGAAGATCACAATACAGTGGTGTTGAAAAATCACAAACACCAAAAAAAACATTGAGAGTTGACCTCTTAACAGTGGTTATCATGTTGGACAGAGACTTAAATGATAAATTATTGGAGTTTCTCAGGAAGGCAATGTGATCATCATGGGTGACATTAATCTACTTACAGTCCAAGGTAACCAAATGAGGTAATTTACTTTACCAAAGGAAAATCCTCTTTGACTAATTTATCGGAGTATTTTGAAGATGTAACTAGTAAGTTAGAAAAAGGGAAACCAGTAGATGTAGTATATCTGTTCAATAAGGCACATTGGCAAGCTAAGGACTGACTGGAGTAATAGAATAACAAGGATAGATGATTGGTTAATGGACAGGAAGAAGCGTAAACAGGGCATTCTCAACTTGGCAACTTCTCAATATGTactaaccctcaggttaaatgtaCTACTAGGCATCAGTCTCTAAGAGAGAGTGAGACTATGTTAATCTTACTCACTTATTCTGTGTATATTCTTCTCTGGACCCTCCATCCCATCTTGACAACTTACTTCACTACCTATTTTGCTGTTATCGATGAAATTTGCTGCCATCGTTCGATAACCAATTCATTTAAATCACtgatgtagattgtaaatagttgaagacccaacactgatctctgtggcactCAACTAATTATAGCTTCCTGCTCAACCACCAATCCTTTACCAAGTTAATATGTGAATCCCCACATCATGTTGTGTAGTAACCTTTGATGTAACACCTTGTTGAATACGTTTCAGAAATCAGAGTACACCAAACTTAGATTCCCCCTTATCTATCTTGTACATTACATCCACAAAAGAAATCCTAATAAAATAGTTGAGCATGCCTTCCCTTGCTTAAAGTTTTGTTGACTCTATCGGATCATGATATGATTTACTCAGTATCTGCTATAACCTGCTTGATAATGGATTTGGAAGTTTCCCTGTAAGTCTAACTGGACTCTAATTTCATACTCTGACTCCTTTCTTTCTTGATAAACattgtatttgtcatttccaatcCACTGGGAATCTTGCAGAATTCTAGAGAGACTGGGGTGCAGGCCACCTGGCTTTGATTAGTTGTCACCCTTTAGGACAAAGTGATGATGATTGTGCTAAATTCTTGCTTCCCAGtcacctcttcatttccaaataTCTTTGGGAAGTTTTTGTAAAGGATGGGCTTAAGGGCTAACATTGTTGATGATATTTGACAGCAGCATAACCTTGAATGAGTCCTATGAACATTCCTGCACGTGTCTCAGACAGCATTATCAGTGGCTGTTCTGTGCTGTTTTTCTGTGCTGGCAGTTTATTACActgtataagagagagagagagttttgttcCAAGTCATTGAACTTCACCTCAGACTGGGATCACAAACAGGAACAAACCTGGGCCTCCAGGACCAGCCATTGATCGAGGAGCCCCTGACAGGCAAGAGGGCATGAGGCTCAttgctttcttttcctttttgtaaTTACTTAATAGATGTTCACAATTCAgtcttttatttttctttccttttccatcTTTTATCATTACTCAATAAAGGTTATGTGTGGCATGCTGGCTcattggttaacactgctgccacacagcaccaacaatctgggtttgattccagcctcgggtgactgtctgtgtggagtttgcacattctcccagtgtctgcgtgggtttcctccgggtgctccggtttcatcccacagtccaaagatgttcaggttaggcgaattggccaagctaaattgcccatagagttaggtgcattagtcaggggtaaatatggggaatgggtttgggtgggttactcttcggagggtcggtttggacgagttggaccgaagggcctgtttccacactgtagggaattgaatcAAATCAAATGTTCATATTTAAGCAAATTGCTATGGTTGAATCTTAACGACATTTAACTGAATCTGTAAAGAACCACTTGGATACACCGTGTGATCCAAAACAGTTTTCTAAGTCTTCTATGACAAAGACAGACGTAAAGTACCTCGTTAATATCTGTCATGCTTTGTTTCCCATCATTAATTCCCTAAATTCACTTTCGAGGACCATCACTAGTTTTCGTCATTCTTCTCTTATTTAAATGCTTGTAAGAACTATTTTTGTACTATATaaaaaccaaacaaactgtaGATACTGTatatcagagacaaaaacagaaatttgaggaggttctgaggaagggtcactgaacccaaaatgttaactccaatTTGTCtgctgctcgacctgctgagcttttcaagtAATACATAGTTTTGTCTCTGTTTTTATATTACTGGTTACTTCTCTCATTTTGGaacaaatactgacacattcaGATGGAGAGCATTTAACTCTTGTCTTTCTACCATTTTTACAAACTGCATACTTATCTGCTGGTGTGTTTAACAATGCTGTTGGCATTTCTTAATGGTCATTTTTATTTATGACTCATTTTTAAATGATCAGTTTATTGCTTTGGCATTGTTTTTTATCACTTTTTTTATGTCTTAATTGTTATTATTGAAATGTATGTTTAAGCTtgtactctctgtctctttctaacCCCTATCACTATCATTATTTCAGTTTAATACTACCTTTCTCTGTTACCGTTTTCCCTCTGCATTACTACATCTCTTCCCACAggatccccccccaccccgctccTTTCCACCCCCAACCTCAACACCACCACCACTACCCACACTGTTTAGTTTAACGTTTTCCCAACCTGAGTTACACGACTCACTGAGCTGTTCAGGTAAAATGCATCTCCTATTTCCCCAGTATAAAAGACCACTgattctctctgcacagatgtcaTAAGAGatgctgtgcatttccaacacTTCAGGTTGTGACTGCAGTGAAATACCCCTTTTGCCTGCTCTCCAAACAGCAGTCAGACTCCCTGAGAGTGTCTCAACTCCTTCAGCAAGAAACCCAGCAGCAGCTGCCTTAGACCTGGTTTGGCACAACATGAAACATATATTTCAATAAAAAAAGTTAAGACATAAAAAGTGTGATTTGCTGAGCCAAAAAACAATGCCAAAACAATAAATTGATAACTTTAAATGAGTCATAAATAAGAATGACCATTAAAGTATGCCAACAGCACTGTTAATTAATAAAATGCCTTTTGCTTCATAAGCAGAattagggagagagacagatcagGCCCCAACTCTTAGGGAAACAAGACAAGTTGAGAAGTTAGATTTAATAGCATTGATCTAGTGTCCTCCTCCTGTGGTGCAAATTATAAACTGACCTTGGCAGAGTCTTTCAGTCTGTGCATTCCTCCATGTGCAATCCACTATGTGGATGGTTCACTTTGGAAGGGAAGAGGAGAAGGGCCAGGGTGTATATCCCAACATTGAGCAGCATCTTCAGGTCTCAGCAT
The window above is part of the Chiloscyllium punctatum isolate Juve2018m chromosome 17, sChiPun1.3, whole genome shotgun sequence genome. Proteins encoded here:
- the selenom gene encoding selenoprotein M isoform X1; translation: MLLPPVLLTLTLTLTQAVSGYKLNLEKPPTLARGRVETCGGUQLSVLTEVKAFVEEDLPLYHNLVLKYIPGATPELLLLNYDFEELNRVDLMPMTRKEINELLLKLGFYKKESPDAQVPIESYYAPMVGKPIRQFDTQRGNPAKAESEDFAESNELKQDL
- the selenom gene encoding selenoprotein M isoform X2, translating into MLLPPVLLTLTLTLTQAVSGYKLNLEKPPTLARGRVETCGGUQLSVLTEVKAFVEEDLPLYHNLALTYFPGVDPELILLNYAYQELARVDLMPMTRKEINELLLKLGFYKKESPDAQVPIESYYAPMVGKPIRQFDTQRGNPAKAESEDFAESNELKQDL